A region of Procambarus clarkii isolate CNS0578487 chromosome 48, FALCON_Pclarkii_2.0, whole genome shotgun sequence DNA encodes the following proteins:
- the LOC138351039 gene encoding very long chain fatty acid elongase 7-like isoform X1 — MTSEDVVTRRQASTRLPQQDEREVLRELKATGKLVAVMVILSYMYGDLTVSRQLTPDPRQHSWLLMTSPLPTIAACLLYVATVTWWGPRYMTSRNPLPNLRKVMMAYNAFQVVFSARIFWEAGMGGWFGSYSLLCQTCDFSDNPQAVRMVHAGYWYLFSKFVDFTDTVFFVLNKKNKHVSLLHVVHHALMPVCMWYGIRYYAGGHTTLMILLNAFVHTVMYSYYLLAAMGPRVRPFLWWKKYLTTLQIVQFTVVILQNLMVMFVECAIPSVLLAWVSGMALLFFILFTDFYIREYRKRIKHKTSLKGPGDHLAMVGLTVGPTGLPRGSSGVMYNGETNGRLPASSGSPNKACSTSCSSPMCSVLHKRREEGSSARSGGGKTSQVMPAERIITPASLFSN, encoded by the exons ATGACCTCTGAGGACGTTGTGACCCGCCGTCAGGCGTCAACACGTCTTCCTCAGCAGGACGAGAGAG AGGTCCTGAGGGAACTAAAGGCCACAGGTAAGCTTGTGGCTGTGATGGTGATCCTGAGCTACATGTATGGTGACCTGACGGTGAGCCGGCAGCTGACCCCTGACCCCCGGCAACACTCGTGGCTCCTGATGACCTCTCCCCTGCCCACCATCGCCGCTTGTCTCCTCTACGTGGCCACCGTCACCTGGTGGGGCCCTCGGTACATGACCTCCAGGAACCCTCTCCCCAATCTCAGGAAGGTGATGATGGCTTATAACGCCTTCCAAGTCGTCTTCTCCGCCCGCATCTTCTGGGAG GCTGGAATGGGCGGATGGTTCGGCAGTTACTCTCTACTGTGTCAGACCTGCGACTTCTCGGACAACCCTCAAGCAGTCAGG ATGGTCCACGCTGGCTACTGGTACCTCTTCTCCAAGTTTGTGGATTTCACAGATACG GTGTTCTTCGTGCTGAACAAGAAGAACAAGCACGTCTCCCTGCTGCATGTGGTTCACCACGCCCTCATGCCCGTGTGTATGTGGTATGGCATCCGGTATTATGCTG GAGGTCACACGACCCTGATGATCCTACTGAACGCCTTCGTCCACACCGTCATGTACTCGTACTACCTGCTGGCGGCCATGGGGCCCCGAGTCCGTCCTTTCCTCTGGTGGAAGAAGTACCTCACCACCCTTCAGATTGTCCAGTTCACAGTCGTCATTTTACAGAACTTGATG GTAATGTTCGTGGAGTGCGCGATACCATCAGTGCTGTTGGCTTGGGTGAGCGGTATGGCGCTTCTCTTCTTCATCCTCTTCACCGACTTCTACATCAGAGAGTACAGGAAGCGCATCAAACACAAG ACATCACTTAAGGGACCCGGGGACCACTTGGCCATGGTAGGCCTGACCGTTGGTCCCACAGGGCTGCCTCGGGGATCGAGTGGTGTGATGTACAATGGTGAGACCAACGGGCGGCTCCCTGCGTCGTCTGGGTCACCCAACAAGGCGTGTTCTACCTCGTGCAGCAGCCCCATGTGTAGTGTCCTTCATAAGAGGAGAGAGGAAGGCTCGTCAGCGAGAAGTGGTGGCGGGAAAACCTCTCAAGTCATGCCAGCTGAGCGCATCATAACACCAgcatctctcttctctaactag
- the LOC138351039 gene encoding very long chain fatty acid elongase AAEL008004-like isoform X2: protein MTSEDVVTRRQASTRLPQQDEREVLRELKATGKLVAVMVILSYMYGDLTVSRQLTPDPRQHSWLLMTSPLPTIAACLLYVATVTWWGPRYMTSRNPLPNLRKVMMAYNAFQVVFSARIFWEAGMGGWFGSYSLLCQTCDFSDNPQAVRMVHAGYWYLFSKFVDFTDTVFFVLNKKNKHVSLLHVVHHALMPVCMWYGIRYYAGGHTTLMILLNAFVHTVMYSYYLLAAMGPRVRPFLWWKKYLTTLQIVQFTVVILQNLMVMFVECAIPSVLLAWVSGMALLFFILFTDFYIREYRKRIKHKA from the exons ATGACCTCTGAGGACGTTGTGACCCGCCGTCAGGCGTCAACACGTCTTCCTCAGCAGGACGAGAGAG AGGTCCTGAGGGAACTAAAGGCCACAGGTAAGCTTGTGGCTGTGATGGTGATCCTGAGCTACATGTATGGTGACCTGACGGTGAGCCGGCAGCTGACCCCTGACCCCCGGCAACACTCGTGGCTCCTGATGACCTCTCCCCTGCCCACCATCGCCGCTTGTCTCCTCTACGTGGCCACCGTCACCTGGTGGGGCCCTCGGTACATGACCTCCAGGAACCCTCTCCCCAATCTCAGGAAGGTGATGATGGCTTATAACGCCTTCCAAGTCGTCTTCTCCGCCCGCATCTTCTGGGAG GCTGGAATGGGCGGATGGTTCGGCAGTTACTCTCTACTGTGTCAGACCTGCGACTTCTCGGACAACCCTCAAGCAGTCAGG ATGGTCCACGCTGGCTACTGGTACCTCTTCTCCAAGTTTGTGGATTTCACAGATACG GTGTTCTTCGTGCTGAACAAGAAGAACAAGCACGTCTCCCTGCTGCATGTGGTTCACCACGCCCTCATGCCCGTGTGTATGTGGTATGGCATCCGGTATTATGCTG GAGGTCACACGACCCTGATGATCCTACTGAACGCCTTCGTCCACACCGTCATGTACTCGTACTACCTGCTGGCGGCCATGGGGCCCCGAGTCCGTCCTTTCCTCTGGTGGAAGAAGTACCTCACCACCCTTCAGATTGTCCAGTTCACAGTCGTCATTTTACAGAACTTGATG GTAATGTTCGTGGAGTGCGCGATACCATCAGTGCTGTTGGCTTGGGTGAGCGGTATGGCGCTTCTCTTCTTCATCCTCTTCACCGACTTCTACATCAGAGAGTACAGGAAGCGCATCAAACACAAG GCCTGA